From Aspergillus fumigatus Af293 chromosome 5, whole genome shotgun sequence, a single genomic window includes:
- a CDS encoding WW domain-containing protein has translation MSFAPPPGPPPPSVPEGWKSQYDDRYKQWFFVNLHTGKSQWERPEGPAQKEEQHAPPSGPPPSYDDSGPANPSVQAAATDDKKTLGSNNPYNQADPSNDTLESDARLAAQLQAEEDARAQSRSPVHPGAAADYYSGSSRPLSSAGYQPSQGPAPAPEPKRSRGFLSKLMGKSSSSSGSPHFGRPPIAQQQSYGYQQGGYYGGGYPPQPHPAGYGYPQYQPQGGHYPGAVPPRRGGGMGTAGAAALGVGGGLLGGALLAEAFDDDHGDTIINNYGDNYSGDFGGGDDFGDF, from the exons atGTCATTTGCCCCGCCTCCCGGACCTCCGCCACCTTCCGTCCCAGAAGGATGGAAGTCTCAATACGACGACCGATACAAGCAATG GTTCTTCGTGAACTTGCACACAGGCAAATCCCAGTGGGAACGTCCCGAGGGTCCAGCGCAGAAAGAGGAGCAGCATGCTCCGCCAAGCGGGCCGCCACCGTCATACGATGACTCTGGTCCTGCGAATCCATCTGTTCAGGCTGCTGCAACTGACGACAAGAAGACGCTGGGGTCGAACAACCCATACAACCAAGCAGACCCCAGCAATGATACCCTGGAAAGCGATGCCCGGCTCGCTGCTCAGCTAcaggctgaagaagatgctcgagCTCAAAGCAGAAGTCCTGTTCATCCCGGCGCGGCGGCAGACTACTACAGCGGAAGCTCCAGGCCGCTGTCCTCGGCGGGTTATCAGCCATCACAGGGTCCTGCGCCGGCCCCTGAACCGAAGCGCAGCAGAGGCTTTTTGAGCAAGTTGATGGGTAAAAGCTCAAGCAGTAGTGGTAGCCCTCACTTTGGAAGACCGCCTattgctcagcagcaatcTTACGGGTATCAGCAAGGAGGCTACTATGGGGGTGGCTACCCCCCGCAACCGCATCCTGCAGGCTACGGATATCCTCAGTACCAGCCACAGGGCGGCCACTATCCTGGAGCGGTGCCACCGCGGCGGGGCGGCGGCATGGGCACTGCAGGCGCTGCCGCTTTGGGTGTGGGAGGCGGTTTGCTCGGCGGTGCTCTGCTCGCAGAAGCATTCGACGATGACCATGGGGACACGATCATCAATAACTATGGTGATAATTACAGCGGTGACTTTGGCGGCGGCGATGACTTTGGTGACTTTTGA
- a CDS encoding WD repeat protein, whose product MLHRAIPQKIAGIMNLCASNHKHLEPDDPALVEEHKLLLSKFMEPSSRGTKEIERVSCNNFETVFHSQTSMSSASNTINDEFSAVTNPGVTSGGRKDCNAKVALGLPTSARKRSTSNLSSMDKQTFSSSASSVERDSSSPGPSSTRSLAPRTRRSTRSRNKQINYYPVISLSESDSGEGPSGSRDTKTVNTSSQARNRQSHKPSNQSSKRLHHLNSNTDPLSDAEIRIIYSSRGVQIRKLSFTSLDHLKDLKHAPFCPEHNPAKYARRYRESMIVSSEILHVDFDSHEMTAMLGLLSLHGCQYSPTTEISISDQVIAVLSSHDVHRDFAKKISLLRELAKYISNEAVIDTSTWLWEVLTSKVRNKNQQSVRHCLTQLLTLKGMAGDGALSSSPAVIKQQLQIFLSCLPHASILYRRQPADIGAFIQAARNGHLSSSPSIIQAARVTDSNSGSSVFGPIRALNNVNALLQNRELGGPVKRQLRTKVKSEFSLLKTWKGASNDVNVLAWSPDGTKFAAGATAQCDEGNMEYNRGNNLVIGDLTCNRLEEVPGHYIIRPPGRAASQRALSDNRLFMSVTAMQWFDDTLFTASYDNTVKLWRFSGNQITNHKTLPHESKVLVMARSNFEENLLATGAQSFRLWNIMESKDAPLIIESRRDLTPTCLAWGSTHDTKHLLLAGMSERDDGLPHTCPAPSGFLTGWHVGEASIIPTPFQPNSQNIFDIKWHPTLPRFATASTVGQSQVSRGTRSVVRVYEPLKWKSQTIEFECPALDINDITFCPMNSYYVTASCTNGVTYVWDYRKRDQVLLELSHGEPLNQLDELLEREQDDVGVRMALWGDEINQFYTGASDGIVKQWNILRAQEDALTKNVFGIEEEIMCGAFSSDKSNLLIGDAGGGIHILSTSNSSPHEGRDPNEDERKMQFRHAAQPPCDDHASDSESGLVAARKLLNSGKLKRHPVFGVGQGPHYDGPYAGWARPGNPDKPHLASLRPDVKMRQLDGPAPKDRIGLDEESRQLVEAHIQLARIRNQRRNEYKRKRTVDVIDLCSDEEDNRSPERQAQSRHIYIGDFMGIANLQCEVIDLTGDTDTDSEENASIARARSPCFKFPKVDSSLETLEAGLEDDFWWPDSGQVNPNFPQEA is encoded by the coding sequence ATGCTACATCGTGCAATACCCCAGAAGATAGCAGGGATAATGAATCTCTGTGCATCAAACCATAAACACCTTGAGCCCGATGATCCTGCGCTCGTTGAAGAGCACAAATTACTGCTTTCCAAGTTTATGGAACCCTCTTCTAGGGGTACCAAGGAAATCGAGCGAGTGTCCTGCAACAACTTTGAGACAGTTTTTCATTCTCAGACATCTATGAGTAGCGCCTCTAACACTATAAATGATGAATTCAGCGCAGTTACCAATCCAGGAGTCACGTCGGGAGGCAGGAAGGATTGCAATGCCAAAGTAGCTCTTGGTTTACCAACTTCTGCGAGGAAAAGGTCAACATCCAATTTGTCCAGTATGGACAAGCAGACATTTAGCtcttctgcatcatctgTTGAACGGgactcatcatctccagGTCCATCTTCGACCAGGTCTCTCGCGCCAAGGACACGACGTTCTACTCGCTCGAGAAACAAGCAAATCAATTATTATCCCGTGATCAGCCTCTCTGAGTCTGACTCAGGAGAGGGTCCTTCGGGCAGTAGAGACACAAAAACAGTCAATACCAGTTCACAGGCACGCAATCGGCAGAGCCACAAACCTTCCAATCAATCATCCAAGCGCCTTCATCACCTGAATTCGAATACTGATCCTCTTTCTGATGCTGAAATCCGTATCATCTATTCTTCGCGAGGGGTGCAGATTCGGAAATTGAGCTTCACATCGCTTGATCATCTCAAAGATCTTAAACACGCACCATTCTGCCCAGAGCATAATCCTGCCAAATATGCTAGGAGATACAGAGAGTCCATGATAGTATCAAGTGAGATCTTGCATGTTGATTTTGACTCGCACGAGATGACAGCTATGCTCGGTTTATTATCATTACATGGGTGTCAGTATTCACCAACCACAGAAATCTCAATCAGTGATCAAGTTATCGCAGTTTTGTCGAGTCATGATGTCCATCGGGATTTTGCGAAGAAAATCTCTCTCCTGCGCGAACTTGCCAAATACATTTCAAATGAGGCAGTCATTGATACGAGCACCTGGCTCTGGGAAGTATTGACCTCAAAAGTCAGAAATAAGAATCAGCAATCTGTGAGACATTGCCTTACCCAACTCCTTACTCTCAAGGGCATGGCAGGCGATGGGGCCTTGTCCAGTTCACCCGCAGTCATCAAACAACAACTCCAGATATTCCTAAGCTGCTTACCTCATGCCTCTATACTTTATCGACGTCAGCCTGCCGATATTGGTGCATTCATCCAGGCTGCAAGAAATGGACATCTTTCATCATCGCCTTCGATTATTCAAGCTGCTCGAGTGACTGATAGTAACAGCGGCTCCTCAGTCTTTGGTCCCATTCGAGCCCTGAACAATGTGAACGCATTACTACAGAACCGTGAGCTAGGAGGGCCTGTAAAGCGACAGCTTCGAACTAAGGTCAAGTCAGAATTCAGTCTTCTGAAGACCTGGAAAGGTGCTTCAAATGACGTGAATGTCCTAGCTTGGTCGCCTGATGGTACCAAATTTGCAGCAGGCGCCACTGCCCAATGTGATGAGGGCAATATGGAGTACAATCGGGGCAACAACTTGGTTATTGGGGATTTGACGTGCAATCGCCTCGAGGAGGTGCCTGGCCATTACATAATTCGCCCTCCTGGGAGGGCTGCGTCTCAAAGGGCCTTAAGTGACAACCGTCTCTTCATGAGTGTTACTGCTATGCAGTGGTTCGATGATACACTTTTTACAGCCAGCTACGATAATACGGTGAAACTCTGGAGGTTTTCCGGAAACCAGATAACAAATCACAAAACGCTCCCACATGAATCGAAGGTATTAGTCATGGCGCGTTCAAATTTTGAAGAGAATCTGCTGGCAACCGGCGCGCAATCTTTCAGACTATGGAACATCATGGAGTCAAAAGATGCTCCCCTGATAATTGAATCCAGAAGAGACCTGACTCCGACTTGCTTGGCTTGGGGGAGTACCCATGATACTAAACATTTATTGCTCGCTGGGATGTCAGAGAGGGATGATGGCTTACCGCACACTTGCCCAGCCCCGAGTGGCTTTCTCACTGGGTGGCATGTGGGTGAGGCTTCAATAATCCCAACACCATTTCAGCCTAATTCACAGAATATATTCGATATTAAATGGCACCCGACCTTGCCGAGATTTGCCACAGCAAGTACGGTAGGCCAGAGCCAAGTGTCTCGGGGAACCAGGTCTGTGGTCCGCGTTTATGAACCACTGAAGTGGAAATCTCAGACAATTGAGTTTGAGTGTCCTGCTCTGGACATCAATGATATCACCTTCTGCCCAATGAACTCATATTATGTGACCGCCAGTTGCACTAATGGCGTAACATATGTTTGGGATTATCGCAAACGAGACCAAGTCCTGCTAGAGCTTTCTCATGGTGAACCTCTCAACCAATTAGATGAACTTCTCGAGAGGGAGCAGGATGATGTAGGTGTTAGAATGGCCTTGTGGGGGGATGAAATCAACCAATTCTACACAGGGGCCTCAGACGGTATTGTTAAGCAATGGAATATCTTGCGAGCTCAGGAGGATGCCCTTACCAAAAATGTCTTTGGAATTGAAGAGGAGATAATGTGCGGTGCCTTTTCAAGTGATAAGTCAAATCTTTTGATTGGAGACGCAGGCGGGGGGATCCATATCCTCTCTACTTCAAACTCTTCGCCCCACGAGGGCAGAGACccaaatgaagatgaaagaaaaatgCAATTCAGGCACGCAGCTCAGCCACCCTGCGATGATCACGCATCAGATTCAGAGTCTGGGCTTGTAGCAGCCCGAAAGCTACTTAATTCTGGGAAGCTCAAAAGACACCCCGTTTTTGGAGTGGGTCAAGGTCCTCATTATGATGGACCTTATGCCGGGTGGGCTCGCCCAGGGAACCCAGATAAACCTCATCTTGCCAGTCTCAGACCAGATGTTAAGATGCGACAGCTCGATGGGCCGGCCCCTAAGGATCGCATTGGCTTGGACGAAGAATCACGGCAACTTGTGGAGGCTCATATTCAACTTGCTCGGATTCGCAACCAGCGGCGAAATGAATATAAAAGGAAACGCACTGTTGATGTCATTGATCTCTgcagtgatgaagaagataaCCGGAGCCCTGAAAGACAAGCGCAAAGTCGGCACATTTACATTGGAGACTTCATGGGCATTGCCAATCTTCAATGCGAGGTCATAGACCTAACAGGTGACACCGATACTGATTCAGAAGAAAATGCAAGTATTGCGAGAGCTAGGTCACCTTGCTTTAAGTTCCCTAAAGTGGACTCTTCACTTGAAACGCTGGAGGCAGGTCTTGAAGACGACTTTTGGTGGCCAGACAGTGGCCAGGTCAATCCTAATTTTCCACAAGAAGCTTAA